In Calditerricola satsumensis, the DNA window ACCCGTGCCGGCCGTCGCGTTTTTGGGGCCCGCCTCATTTCGCCACCGAAACCTTCTCGTCTCGGGGGGCCGAATCCTTGTACGCCTGCAGCATCAGCCAATTCATCATCTTCGTCGGCGTGAGCGTCAGGATGTCGTTGACCAGCTTGTGCAGCGGGGGCCACGAATCCCCGTACCTTTCCGAGACACACCGCCAGATGTCCTGCGGCGTGATGTTCGCGTAGCCCATGAGCGCGAAATCGCTCGCTTTTAAGCGGCACAGCTCCTTGATCTGGTCCAACTGGTCGAGGTAGCCAACGGGCGACCGCTCGGCGGACATGCCAACCCTCCTTCCCTCCCTGGACATCTCGCGTCTTCGGTTTGCCGGGTCAAGGGGTCATGCCCGGAATTGGACACGGCATATACGTGAACCAGGTGGCGATCTTGACCGGAAAGAAGGGAGCGGGGTTGCGCAAACAATCCTTTTTCCAGGGAACGCTCATCCTGATCGGCGCAGGGATCCTCACCCGTCTGCTCGGCTTCATCCCGCGCATCGCGCTGCCGCGCATCATCGGCGCCGAGGGCGTGGGCCTGTACACCATGGCGGCGCCCACGCTGTACCTGATGATCACGCTGGCCACCTTTGGGCTCAACGTTGCCGTCTCGAAGGTGGTGGCCGAAGCCGAGGCCCGCCGCGACATCGCGCGGATGCAAAACACCCTGCGCCTGTCGCTGGCCTTCGTCCTCGTCCTCAGCCTGGCCATGATGGGGCTGATGATCGGCCTCGCCCCTCTCATTTCCCGATACCTGTTAACCGACCCGCGTAGCTACTACCCGCTGGTCGGCATTGCCCCCATCCTTCCCATCGTCGCCGTGTCCTCCGTCCTTCGCGGCTACTTTCAGGGGCGGCAAAACATGGTCCCCACGGCGATGTCCAGCATCGCCGAAGCCGCGTTTCGCATCGTGGCCGTGCTCGGTCTGGCGTGGACCTTTCAGCCCTACGGCGTGGCGTACGCAGCCATGGGGGCGATGATCGGCGTCGTGGTGGGCGAGTTCGGCAGCCTGTGCGTGCTCCTGTTGTACGTTCGGCGAAGCCTGTGGCACGAGCGCTTTGCCTGGTGGAACCACACCGCCAAAACCATGCGCCGCTCTTGGACACTGGCCAGCGACCTCAGCCGGGTGGCCGTTCCCGTCACCGCCAGCCGCCTGGTGGGCAACGCGATGTACTTCATCGAGCCCATTGCCGTCACGCAAAGCCTGGCCATCGCCGGGATCGGCACGACGGTGGCCACGTCGCTGTACGGTCAGCTGGAAGGGATGGCCATTCCCCTTCTCTTGATGCCGACTGCCATTACCTATTCGCTCTCCGTTTCCCTCGTTCCTGCCATTTCGGAAGCCGCCGCCCAAGGCAATTATTCCCTCATCAACCGGCGGTTGTACCAGGCCCTGCGCCTGTCGATCGTCATCGGCGGGCCGTGCGCCGTCCTCCTCTACGTGTTGGCCCGTCCGCTGTGCGACCTGTTGTGGCGGGCGCCGGAGGTGGGCCGCCTGCTCGAAATCATGGCCCCCTTCTCCCTGTTCTTGTACGTGCAGGGTCCGCTGTCCGCCGCCTTGCAGGGCCTTGACCGGGCCCGCGAGGCGATGCGCAACTCGATCATCGGCGCCGTGGTGAAGACGGCGGCCATCTTCGCCTTTGCCACCCAGCCGCGCCTGGGCATTGACGGCGTGGCCATCGCCATCAACATCGGCATGGTCCTCGTCACGCTGCTGCACCTCTCCAGCTTGGCCCGCACCCTCAGCCTCACCCTTGCCCTGCGCGACTATGGGAAAACCGGCCTGGCCCTGCTGCTCATGGGGTACATCGCCCGCTATGCCTACGACGCGTGGTTTGCCGGCCTTTCCCTCGGCGGCCGGGTGTTTGCCACCGGCGCGCTGGCCTTGCTCGTCTACACCGTGCTGCTTGTCTGGCTGCGCGTCCTCGGCCGGCAAGATATCCAGCGCATCCCGTGGATCGGCGACGTTCTGGCGCCGTACTTCCCCAAACGCTAAACCCCCGCCTCGGTTCGCGCTTGCCTGCGCGTCAGCGGGGGTCTTTCAAATCGACAAACAGGCGGCCGGTGCTGTCGATGCTGCAAAAGGCCACTTCGCGAAACTCCCTGGCCCCAAAACGCTGGATCTGGTTTTTGAGCCAAAACCGCGTCTGGCCAATTTGCGCCAAGTTCTCGTCCTTCACCTTCCCGTCCACGATCAGCGGAAGGGGAAGCGCGCCGGTCGAAACGGGACGGACGCCCAGTTCCTCGCGCGTGGGCGTCTCCTTTTCCGGCTTGAGCCGCACGCTGAGTTTCCCCGAGGGCTCGAGGATGGCAAATTCGACGTCGGCCAGATTGTGCACGTTTTTTTCGCGAAGCTGCATGAGCAAGTCGTCCAGGTTGTAGCGGTTGCGGGCCATTTCCCGATCCCGAATTTGGCCGTGCTCGACGAGAACCACCGGTTTTCCGTCCACCAGATGGCGCAGCCGTTCGCTCTTGAGCGACGCGTACGCCATGAGGATCTGCACCGCCACCAGCGTGGCGATGGGAACAAGGCCGTTGACGAACGGCCGCTTGGTGTCCTCGATGACGATGACGGCAATCTCGGCGATCATGATGGAGACGACAAAGTCAAAGACCGACAGCTTGCCGATCTCCCGCTTCCCCATCACGCGCATGATCGCCAAGATAAAAAAATAAATGAGCAGCGTGCGCAGGAAAATGATGAACAGGTCCATGGCGACCGTTCTCCTTCGACTTTGCGGTACCCATAGTGTCACCGGCGCGCCATGCCCTATTCCCGTAAACCTTCTCCATCACAACCAGCGTCGTTTTTTAAACGCGTACAGCATGCAGCCGGCCACGGCCGCCATGAAGAACACGATGACGAAAAACGGCCACAGCGAGCCCTCGCGAATGAAGGGGAAGGTGACGTTCATCCCAAAAACGCCGGTAACAAAGGTGAGCGGGAGCATGATCGTCGAAATGATGGTCAGCACGCGCATGATTTCTTGCGTGCGCGCATTGATGATCGAATTGTACGTCTCTAAGGCGCGGTTCACCAGGTCGCGGTTGGTCTCCGTCGCGTCAACGATGCGCTCGAGGTGATCAATCAGATCGGTGTAAAAGGGGATGTTTTCCTCGCGAATGGGAAACGTCCATCTTCCGTTTACATCCTTAAACACCCACCGCTGCGGAAGGATGACGCGGCGGATGAGGATGAGCGTCCGCTTGATCGCGAGAAACTCCTCCGTGATTTCCTCCACGTCGTCGTGCTCGTAGATCTCGTCCTCCAGCTCATCAATGCGCACGCTGATGCGTTCGAGAATGGGAAAGTACTCGTCGGTGATGCCGTCGACGATGCAGTAGAGCAGATAGTCGGGGCCTTTGTTCATGTACTCGATGCTCCGGTGGCACGCCGCGGCAATCCGGCCGATGGTGGGCATCGGCGTCTTGTGGATGGTGACCAGGTAGTTGGGGCCGAGGAAGACGTTCAGCTCCAGCGTGGTCACCTCTTCTTCGCTTTCTTCGTTGTACCGCAGGGCGTGCAGCACAAAAAACCAGTAGCCGTCGTATTGATCCACCTTGGCCCGCGGGCTGACATGCAGGCAGTCTTCGATGGTCAACGGGTGGAAGTCGAACAATTTCGCGATGTACTGGAGCTCATCGTTGCCCACATCGTACAGGTCGATCCAGAGAAGGTCTTCCGGGGATTTCAAAAAGGTGTGCATGCGGTCAAGGTCAACGTCGTGTTCCATCCGCCGTTCGGAATGGTTGTAAAAGTACGTTTTGATCACGGTGGCCCTCCTTTCGTTCCAGCCGGTTCGCGAGGCCGCTCACGAACCGCCTATGAGAAAGTAGCGCAACCACAGGTACAGGTCCCCATCCCGTGCCCCAAATCCTGAATCAGCGGCATCATCGTCGCCACGAAGGGAATGTTGTCGACGAACGCCGACGTGTTGCAGGGAACCCACAAGGACGAACAGACCCACAAAAAAGAAAATCGACACCCACTCGACGCTGTGGAGCCTTTTCCACGTCCCGTTCATCCACCCCGATGAGCAAGAGGAGGGTGGCGCCGGCCATGGCGATGACGGCCGCGAGGGTCTTCCATTCGATTTACGTGGCTAGAGCCTCGTCAAACGGCAACACGCCCGTAAGGATGACGCCCGTCGCGCTTCCAGCGCGGCCACGGCCCGATTGCGAAACTCCGTGATGATGATGAGATACGTCACCGAAAAGAACACCAGAGCCAGGAAGAGTTTCCAGGTCGGAACGGTCGTAGACAGCACGTGTTCCACGTCGTTCGCTCCTTCCGCGCGTTTCCTTCTTCATTATATAGAGCGGAAGAAGCCTCGTCCACGAAGCAAAACGGCATGATCGCCTCCGGCTCGTCATAAGGATGAGGTGGAAAGTATACGGACAGGGGGAGAGAGGATGCGGCCTTCTCCGTTTTCGTCGATCGGCTGGGGGCTCTTCGTTGCCACGCTGCTCGTCTTTGCCGGATCGCTGCTGACGGCGACGGTCCTGCGCTTCACCAGCGTGAGCGAGCAAACCCTTTCGTACTGGACGTATGGCACCTCGGCCATTGCGCTGCTGATCGGGGGATTCGTGTCGGGGCGGCACAGCGGGCAGCGCGGATGGTACTACGGCGGAATGACCGGCCTGCTTTACGGCACGCTGATCTGGATCATTGGCTTTTTGGGGTTTGACGCCTCGTTCAACGCGGCCACCCTGTGGTTTCTCGTGATGGCCTTCCTCTGCGCCGCCTTGGGCGGCATCCTGGGCGTCAATCTTTCGCGAAATTGACGGCGTCCGTTTTTGCCACGCGAGCGGTTTTCCAACAGCCCCCTCAGAACGCTACCGCGAATATGGTATAGTAATAGTGGGGATTGCGACGATAGGGGGTGATCCTTTGACGTTTAACCTGTGGTTTAACCTTTTTGCCATCGCCACAACAACAGCGGTTTTCACATGGTACGCCACCGGTCGGCAGCCGTTTGCCGCCGCCGGCCAATTTCTTCGAGACCTGCGCACCAGCCGCATCGTGCGCCTGCATTTTCTGGCCATGCTGGTGCTCTTGGTCTTGAACAAGATGGAGCAGAAGCTGGAACAGGAGATGAACGTTCCCGTCGACTTCACCCCCCTGATCTACTCTGTTGAGGGCGACTTCGTCTACTGGGTGCAACGGCTTTTTGAGCACCCCGTTTTGACCTACGTCTTGACGTACTTCTACGTGGTTGTTTTGATCGCGATGATCGTTTCGTCGCTGCTCGTCTATTCCCAGACGCGCCACCTCAAGGCCTTTCTGACCCTAACCTATGCCTTGATGTTGAACTATCTCGTCGCCATTCCCTTTTACCTTTTCTTTCCCGTTGTAGAGGTTTGGGCCTATCATCCAAAGGTGGCGTTTCTCATCCCCCAGGTGTATCCGGGGTTCGAAACGGAATACCGGCCGATGTCCGGCTTGGACAACTGCTTCCCCAGTTTGCACACCTCGCTGTCGGTGACGTTGGCCCTTGTTGCGTCGCGCTGCGGTTACGTGCGCTTTGCGCGCCTGCTTGGCCTTTGCGCCGGGGTGATCATCTTCTCGATCTTCTACCTCGGCATTCACTGGCTGTCCGACATGACGGCGGGCCTGCTCTTGGCCCTGTTCGCCGCCGGCGCGGCGGAGCGGCTGGCTCACGCGGCGATGGCCGAGCCAAAAACGCAAATGTATGTGGAAAAGCAGTAAACGGCGGGTGTGGCACCCGCCGTTTCTTTTTCTGCAACATCTGCACAGGTAAGCCTTCGGCTCGGAGGGAAACGCAACGCTCACTTTTCCTCTTCGTTGAGCACCGCCTTGATCGCACCGCGCTCAAAGGTCAGCCGGGTGCTTTCGTTGACCCGCAGGACCACCTTGTCCTCGGTCAAATCGACAATGGTGCCGTACAGGCCGCTAAACGTGACCACGCGATCCCCTTTCTTGAGGGCGGCGATCATGGCCTGGTGCTGCTTCTGCCGCTTCTGCTGCGGGCGAATGAGCAAGAAGTAGAAGATGGCAAACATCAGCACCAGCATGAGGATGGACGACAGCCAGCTTCCCTGCTGCGCCGCAGGCTGGGCCAACTGCATCATGGCGCGTGTCTCCTCCTATCGCGTTAAAGTTAAAAAGCGCGGTCCTCCTCCATCCGATAGCGGGCGTAAAAGGCATCGCGGAAGTCGAGCAGCCGATCTTCCCGGATCGCCCGGCGAATCTCTGCCATCAGGTTTAAGAGAAACGCCAGGTTATGGTAGGTGGTCAGGCGAATGCCGAGGATCTCGTCGGCTTTGATCAGGTGGCGGATGTACGCCCGCGTGTAGTTCCGGCACACATAGCAATTGCAGTGGGGGTCGAGCGGGCCAAAGTCGCGGGCGTACCGCGCGCTTTTGATGACGAGGCGCCCCTCGGTGGTCATCACCGTCCCGTTGCGCGCCACGCGCGTCGGCAGCACGCAGTCGAACATGTCGATGCCGCGGATCACGCCTTCGATCAGCGCATCGGGGGAACCGACGCCCATCAGGTACCGGGGCTTGTCGGCCGGCAAGAGCGGCACGGTGTACTCCAGCACCTCGTACATCACCGCTTTGGGCTCGCCCACGCTCAGGCCGCCCACCGCATACCCCGGCAGGTCGAGCTCCACCAGCTCCCGCGCGCTTTGCTCGCGCAGGTCGCGGTACACGCCGCCCTGGACGATCCCAAAGAGGGCCTGGTCCTCGGCGCGCCGGTGCGCCGCCACGCATCGCCGGGCCCAGCGCGTCGTGCGGGCTACGGACTGCTTCACGTACTCGTACTCCGCCGGGTACGGGGCGCACTCGTCAAAGGCCATGATGATGTCGGCCCCCAAGGCGTTTTGGATCTCGATGGCCTTTTCGGGGCTCATGAACAGCTTTTCGCCGCTGAGGTGCGAGCGGAAGGTGACCCCTTCTTCCTCAATTTTCCGCAACGGGCTTAGGCTAAAGACTTGAAACCCGCCGCTGTCGGTGAGGATGGCCCGATCCCAGTTCATGAAGCGGTGGAGCCCCCCGGCTTCGCGGACGATGTCAGGCCCAGGGCGCAAATAGAGGTGATAGGTGTTGCTGAGCACGATCTGCGCCCCAAGCGCTTTGAGCTCCTCGGGGGTCATCGCCTTTACCGTGGCCAGCGTCCCCACCGGCATGAACACCGGCGTGTCGATCACGCCGTGCGGGGTGTGGAGGCGCCCCAAGCGCGCCCCGCTTTGCCGGCAGACGTGAACGAGCTCAAACCGTATGGCCAATCTCGTCCCTCCCAAACATCTTCCATTATACCCCACGGCGAAGGCCAAGCCAAACGCCATCGCTCAAAGGATGAGCATGGCGTCGCCAAAGCTGAAGAACCGGTAACGCCGAGCGATCGCCTCGCGGTAGGCGGCCAAGATGCGTTCCCGCCCGGCAAAGGCGCTGACCAGCAAGATCAGGGTGGAGCGCGGCAGGTGAAAGTTGGTGATCAGGGCGTCGATGGCGCGAAACCGGTAGCCGGGGTAAATGAAGATGTCCGTCCATCCGCTTTCGGCGACGAAGCGCCCGTCGTGCCGCTGGGCGACCGTCTCCAGCGTACGCGTCGTCGTCGTGCCCACGGCGACGATGCGCCCGCCGCGCGCGCGGGTGCGGTTGAGCAAATCGGCGCAGGCTTCGCTGACTTCGTAATATTCGGCGTGCATGCGGTGGTCCTCCACGCGCTCGGTCGTCACCGGCCGAAACGTGCCCAATCCCACATGGAGGGTGAGGGTGGCGATGTCGACGCCCTTGGCGGCAATCGCGTCGAGCAGCTCGCGCGTGAAGTGAAGCCCGGCCGTCGGCGCGGCGGCGGAGCCGGTCTTTTTCGCATACACCGTCTGGTAGCGTTCCGGATCGTCCAGCTTGGCGCGGATGTACGGCGGAAGGGGGATTTCGCCAAGCCGTTCGAGAACGGCGTGAAAATCGCCGCCCTCGTATTGAAAGCGGAAGATGCGTCCGCCCGCGTCGGTCACTCCTTCGCAGACGCCCCGCAGGAGCCCGTCGCCGAAGGAGACGACGGTGCCCGGCCGCACGCGCTTGCCGGGTTTGACCAGCGTCTCCCAGCGGTCATCCCCAAGGTCTTTCAGGAGGAGCACCTCAATTTTGGCCCCTGTCCCCTCTTTGACCCCGAACAGGCGTGCCGGCATCACCCGCGTATCGTTGAGCACCAAGGTATCGCCCGGGTGAAGGTATTCGATCACGTCCCGAAAGCGGCGGTGCTCGAGCTCGCCCGTCGCCCGATGCAAAACCAAAAGGCGCGACTCCGCCCGGTCGGGCAGAGGCGTTTGGGCGACGAGTTCTTCGGGAAGATCAAAATCGTAGTCTTTGATGTCCACCGCCGTTCCTTCCTTTCTCTTCTCTGTATACGATCGCGCGTCAGCGCTTCTCGATGGTCGTGCCCGGATAATAGTGCTGCAAAATGTCATTATAGGATTTCCCGTTTTTCGCCATGGAAATCGCCCCGTACTGGGACAGGCCCAACCCATGCCCGTACCCCGCACCGTGGAAGCGGAAGACGGCATCCTTGGCCACCACGCGCAGGCGGCCAGAGGCCCCGAGGGCAAAGAACACGTCGCTCGCGCCGTTGGGCTGGCTTACGCCGCCGGATGCGGACACCGCCGCCAAGCTCACGGAACGATCAGGAAACTCCGCAGTTTTCCCGCCGGCAGCCAACACAGCAAAGCGGCCCATCTCCTCCACGTCAAACTTCGTGCTGCGCAGGGGAACCGTTGAACCGCTCGACGTTGTTTCGCGGAACAGCGAGCGGTATTGGTCGGGGTACTTCACGGCGATCGGCAGGCCGTTGGCGCGCAGTTCGATCACCCGCCCCGACGGGCCACGCTTGGCCACTTCCAGATGCTCGACACGGCCGACGACGGGAAGCGAGGTCCCATTGTTGATCATCTCCGCCAACGCTTCGCCGGTAAAGGGGCCGGCGATCCAGCGGTAGGGGTTGTTTTCCTTGACCGTCTCCAACAGAACGACGCGCGTACCACCGGGCAGCACGGTGCGAACGGGCAGCTGCGCGCTGGGCCCGATCCGCACGTTGAGGCTCGTCGTCGTCACGCCGTAGGACAGGCCAAGCGGATGGCGTTCTTGCAACGTCTTCACGTATCCGCTGTGGACATATCCCACGATCCCGCCCGGCGCGGCCACGCGGTACCAGACGGGGGCGCTGTCATGGGGAAGGGTGTCCGGGCTGGCCACCGGTTTGAGGTACGGCACAGGATTGCCCCACACTTCGCTGCCGTCCGCCGTCATGCCCCCGGCATTGGAATAATAGAGGGTTTCGGCCAGCTGGCCGTTGTACGTCAGCACCATCCCCGACGTGGCGTCCACCGCCCGGCGCACGGCGTCGTTTTCAGCCTTGTAGCCCTGGTAGGCCTGGTCGAACGTCGAGTCCGACAGATGGGCCACCTTATACTTGGGCTTGTTGGCCGACCGGGCGCGCAGCGCGTAGGTGCGGGCGATCACCGCCTGGGCCTTCAGCGCTTCTGGGGGCGAGGAGCCGCCGATTTCCACGCCGACGACGCCATAGAGGTACTGTTCCAGCGGCAGCTCGTTGATCAGGGCCAGTTTCCCGTCAACCACGCGCACTTCCATCTCGCCGCGGTAGGTGCGGCCCCTCTTCTCCGCAACCGCTGTAACCGGCACGCCGCCGCTTGGCTTTGGAACGAGGCGCACCACCTCGTTTGCCGCCGTCCACAGGGCCACGGCGCCACCCGGCCAATCGATCAGCACATAGCGCGGCGACCCGTTCGGAAACACCCGTTTCAGGAGCACATCAACCGGCTCAAAGGACCGCTCCGGGACCAGCTGCTCAAGGACCACGCCGGTTTTCTGGTGGGCCTCCGGCGTCGTGTCGTTCCCTGTCCAGACGTAGTAGCGCACGCTTCCGTTCTCGGGAAGGGCCGCCACGCGGGGCGCGGCGCCGGCGGCCAGCGCGCCGTTTTGCACGGCGGCGCGAATGCGGCTCTGCATGGCGCGCGCTTCGTCCAGCGAGGCAAAGGGTCCGGTGCTCCACCTGAGCACAGGTGTGTCAACGGCGACTTTGACCGCTTGTCCGCTGCCCGCGCTCAGGTACGCCACGCGCGAGCCGCCCGCAGCCCCGTACACGGTTAGCCCGCTTGGCGAGGAAAGGGTATAGGCCGGACGCGTATCCCGGTACAGCTCGCCGATGTCGATAAAGAGCGCCACGCGAATCGTTCCGCCGGCCGCCTCTGCAACCGAAGCGGGCGGCAGCGCACCGGGCCACGCCGCGGTCCCCACCAGCAGGCTGACGAGTGCCATCACGAACGCAATGCGTTTCCGCATCCTTTTCCCCCCCTCCCAACGTTGCCCCCCATCCCTTCGACAAAAGGGCGCCAAATCCTTCCCCAACCCGCAAGAGTAAGAAACTTCCTCCCAGCAGGACGTTCGCTTCCTATCGCCAAAAACGCCCCAACACCGTGAGCAGCAGGGACAGCACCAAACTGATCACGAGCGACGAGACGATCGGAAAATAGAAGCGCACGTTTTCCTTTTCAATGGCGATGTCGCCGGGCAGGCGCCCGAGCGGAAAGAATCGTCCGCCCACCTGCCACAAGAGCCCGACGACCACCAGCACGAGCCCCGTCACGACGAGAAACTTGGCCACCGGATTCACGTTCGGGGCACCTCCCGCCGAAAGTGTTGGTACGCCAGGGGCGTCGCCACGCGCCCGCGCGGCGTGCGCTGGAGAAAGCCGATCTGCAACAAGTAGGGTTCGTAGACGTCCTCGATGGTATGCGGCTCCTCGCCGATCGTCGCCGCCATCGTCTCCAGGCCCACCGGCCCGCCGCCGAAGGTGTCGATGATGGAAAGGAGCAGTTTGCGGTCAATGGCGTCAAGGCCCATCGGATCCACCTGCATCCGCTCGAGGGCGTCCCGCGCCACCGCCCCGGTGATCACCCCATCGCCGCTCACCTGGGCAAAGTCGCGCACGCGCTTGAGGAGGCGGTTGGCCACCCGCGGCGTCCCGCGCGCGCGCCGGGCGATTTCCCGCGCCCCGTCCTCCCGCAGGCGCACGCCGAGGATGTCGGCGGCCCGCAGGAGGATCAGCACGAGCTCGTCCTCCGTATAATACTCCAGGCGCACCACGACGCCGAAGCGGTCGCGCAGCGGCGAGGACAAGAGGCCGGCCCGCGTGGTCGCTCCGATCAGCGTAAAGGGCGGCAGGTCAAGGCGCACCGACCGCGCGCTGGGCCCCTTGCCGATGATGATGTCCAGGGCGAAGTCCTCCATCGCCGGGTACAGCACCTCTTCCACCGCGCGCGGGAGGCGGTGGATCTCGTCAATGAACAGCACATCTCCTTCCTCAAGGTTCGTGAGAATGGCCGCCAAATCGCCGGGTCGCTCGATGGCCGGTCCCGACGTGGCGCGCAGGTTGACCCCCAGCTCGTTGGCAATGATGACGGACAGCGTCGTCTTCCCGAGTCCGGGCGGGCCGTACAGGAGCACATGGTCGAGCGCTTCCCGCCGCATCTTGGCCGCCTCGATGAACACGCGCAAGTTTTCCTTGACCCGCTCTTGCCCGATGTACTCCGACAGAAAGCGCGGCCGCAGACTGTACTCCACGGCCGCGTCTTCTGGGGCAAGGTGGGCGGAAATGATGCGCTCTTCCACGCCTTTCCCCTCCTCTTCCGCCTACACCCTGGCCAATTTCCGCAACGCATGGCGGACCAGCCGTTCGGTCGTCGCGCCCTCGACGGATTCGGCGCGCAGCGCCTTGAGCACCTCGCGCACCTCGTGCTCGTGGTACCCGAGGGCCAGGAGCGCCTGGCGGGTCTCCTCAAGGGGCGATGACGCCTCCTCGGCGGACGCCCCCGCCTCTCCCTCGTCCGGCCACAGGGCGGCCTCCTCGGTAGCGGCAGCTTTTGACAACCCCCGCAGCTTGTCCTTCAGGTCGAGGATCATGCGCCGCGCCGTTTTGGGCCCGATGCCCGGAATGCGCGTCAGGTACTGCTCATCCTCGCGCTGGATGGCGGCAACCAAGCGCTCAGGCGTCGCTGCGGCGAGGACGGCCAGGGCGCCCTTCGGCCCGACGCCCGACACCTGCAACAGCAGGGCAAACAGCTCGCGCTCGTCACGGCTGGCAAAGCCGTAGAGGGCCTGCTGGTCGTCGCGGATGTAATGGTAGGTGTAGACGCGCACGCGCTGGCCCACGCGAAAACGGTACGGGTTGGCGGTCAGGACGCGGTACCCCACGCCGCCGGTGTCGACGACAACGCCCTGTTCGTCCACGTGGTCCACCGTGCCGCAAACGAAATCGATCACCGCTCGGCCCTCCCCACCCGCCGCGCCCAGCTTTCGGCATGGGCGTGGGCGATGGCCACGCCCAAGGCGTCGGCAGCGTCGTCCGGCTTGGGCACCTCCCTAAGCCCCAAGAGCACGCGAACCATCTCCTGCACCTGGCCCTTGACGGCCTTGCCGTACCCGACCACGGCCTGTTTCACCTGCATCGGCGTGTACTCGTACACCGGCAGGCCCGCCTGCTCAACCGCGAGCAGGATCACGCCCCGCGCCTGGCCGACGGACAGCGCCGTCGTCACGTTGCGCCCCCAAAACAGCTTCTCCAGGGCCACCACGTCGGGCCGCACATCGGCAAGGAGTGCCGCCGTCGCCTCGTAAATGTGCCGCAGGCGCGCCCCGTCGCTGTGCTGCGCGTCGGTGCGCAGGCAG includes these proteins:
- a CDS encoding post-transcriptional regulator — its product is MSAERSPVGYLDQLDQIKELCRLKASDFALMGYANITPQDIWRCVSERYGDSWPPLHKLVNDILTLTPTKMMNWLMLQAYKDSAPRDEKVSVAK
- the spoVB gene encoding stage V sporulation protein B; amino-acid sequence: MNQVAILTGKKGAGLRKQSFFQGTLILIGAGILTRLLGFIPRIALPRIIGAEGVGLYTMAAPTLYLMITLATFGLNVAVSKVVAEAEARRDIARMQNTLRLSLAFVLVLSLAMMGLMIGLAPLISRYLLTDPRSYYPLVGIAPILPIVAVSSVLRGYFQGRQNMVPTAMSSIAEAAFRIVAVLGLAWTFQPYGVAYAAMGAMIGVVVGEFGSLCVLLLYVRRSLWHERFAWWNHTAKTMRRSWTLASDLSRVAVPVTASRLVGNAMYFIEPIAVTQSLAIAGIGTTVATSLYGQLEGMAIPLLLMPTAITYSLSVSLVPAISEAAAQGNYSLINRRLYQALRLSIVIGGPCAVLLYVLARPLCDLLWRAPEVGRLLEIMAPFSLFLYVQGPLSAALQGLDRAREAMRNSIIGAVVKTAAIFAFATQPRLGIDGVAIAINIGMVLVTLLHLSSLARTLSLTLALRDYGKTGLALLLMGYIARYAYDAWFAGLSLGGRVFATGALALLVYTVLLVWLRVLGRQDIQRIPWIGDVLAPYFPKR
- a CDS encoding DUF421 domain-containing protein, producing MDLFIIFLRTLLIYFFILAIMRVMGKREIGKLSVFDFVVSIMIAEIAVIVIEDTKRPFVNGLVPIATLVAVQILMAYASLKSERLRHLVDGKPVVLVEHGQIRDREMARNRYNLDDLLMQLREKNVHNLADVEFAILEPSGKLSVRLKPEKETPTREELGVRPVSTGALPLPLIVDGKVKDENLAQIGQTRFWLKNQIQRFGAREFREVAFCSIDSTGRLFVDLKDPR
- the corA gene encoding magnesium/cobalt transporter CorA, whose translation is MIKTYFYNHSERRMEHDVDLDRMHTFLKSPEDLLWIDLYDVGNDELQYIAKLFDFHPLTIEDCLHVSPRAKVDQYDGYWFFVLHALRYNEESEEEVTTLELNVFLGPNYLVTIHKTPMPTIGRIAAACHRSIEYMNKGPDYLLYCIVDGITDEYFPILERISVRIDELEDEIYEHDDVEEITEEFLAIKRTLILIRRVILPQRWVFKDVNGRWTFPIREENIPFYTDLIDHLERIVDATETNRDLVNRALETYNSIINARTQEIMRVLTIISTIMLPLTFVTGVFGMNVTFPFIREGSLWPFFVIVFFMAAVAGCMLYAFKKRRWL
- a CDS encoding TIGR04086 family membrane protein, with product MRPSPFSSIGWGLFVATLLVFAGSLLTATVLRFTSVSEQTLSYWTYGTSAIALLIGGFVSGRHSGQRGWYYGGMTGLLYGTLIWIIGFLGFDASFNAATLWFLVMAFLCAALGGILGVNLSRN
- a CDS encoding phosphatase PAP2 family protein, giving the protein MTFNLWFNLFAIATTTAVFTWYATGRQPFAAAGQFLRDLRTSRIVRLHFLAMLVLLVLNKMEQKLEQEMNVPVDFTPLIYSVEGDFVYWVQRLFEHPVLTYVLTYFYVVVLIAMIVSSLLVYSQTRHLKAFLTLTYALMLNYLVAIPFYLFFPVVEVWAYHPKVAFLIPQVYPGFETEYRPMSGLDNCFPSLHTSLSVTLALVASRCGYVRFARLLGLCAGVIIFSIFYLGIHWLSDMTAGLLLALFAAGAAERLAHAAMAEPKTQMYVEKQ
- the yajC gene encoding preprotein translocase subunit YajC; translated protein: MMQLAQPAAQQGSWLSSILMLVLMFAIFYFLLIRPQQKRQKQHQAMIAALKKGDRVVTFSGLYGTIVDLTEDKVVLRVNESTRLTFERGAIKAVLNEEEK
- the tgt gene encoding tRNA guanosine(34) transglycosylase Tgt → MAIRFELVHVCRQSGARLGRLHTPHGVIDTPVFMPVGTLATVKAMTPEELKALGAQIVLSNTYHLYLRPGPDIVREAGGLHRFMNWDRAILTDSGGFQVFSLSPLRKIEEEGVTFRSHLSGEKLFMSPEKAIEIQNALGADIIMAFDECAPYPAEYEYVKQSVARTTRWARRCVAAHRRAEDQALFGIVQGGVYRDLREQSARELVELDLPGYAVGGLSVGEPKAVMYEVLEYTVPLLPADKPRYLMGVGSPDALIEGVIRGIDMFDCVLPTRVARNGTVMTTEGRLVIKSARYARDFGPLDPHCNCYVCRNYTRAYIRHLIKADEILGIRLTTYHNLAFLLNLMAEIRRAIREDRLLDFRDAFYARYRMEEDRAF
- the queA gene encoding tRNA preQ1(34) S-adenosylmethionine ribosyltransferase-isomerase QueA, translated to MDIKDYDFDLPEELVAQTPLPDRAESRLLVLHRATGELEHRRFRDVIEYLHPGDTLVLNDTRVMPARLFGVKEGTGAKIEVLLLKDLGDDRWETLVKPGKRVRPGTVVSFGDGLLRGVCEGVTDAGGRIFRFQYEGGDFHAVLERLGEIPLPPYIRAKLDDPERYQTVYAKKTGSAAAPTAGLHFTRELLDAIAAKGVDIATLTLHVGLGTFRPVTTERVEDHRMHAEYYEVSEACADLLNRTRARGGRIVAVGTTTTRTLETVAQRHDGRFVAESGWTDIFIYPGYRFRAIDALITNFHLPRSTLILLVSAFAGRERILAAYREAIARRYRFFSFGDAMLIL